The Streptococcus gwangjuense nucleotide sequence GTAACAAGCGCATCAAACTGCTCTTTTGTCCAGTTAAATTTAGCATCTTCTTCTTTTTGTGAAGATTCGATTGAAGAACTTGCTGAGCTAACTGCTTGTTCCACATCTTTACCAATTTTATCAAGCGATTTAGCATACATAGCTTGAGTTGCAAGCACTATAGCAATCGAAACAACAGATAAAACAGTTCCGATAATAGCTAGTGTTTTTGGTCTTTTTCTGTTTACTGCAAAACCAATTAAACCGAAGATAAGAGCCAAAATAGCCAAAAGGAATGAAAAATTATTGATGATAGGCATCCACGAGCCAAGCAGTGCAAGACCTCCGAAGATAATGGCTAGAATACCTAAAACTTTACGTTCTTGTTTCATAAGAAACCTCTCTATCAGCTTTTAGTGTGGATCAGTTGTTGCACATTTTTTATTTCCGTTTTTTACATGCCAACTATTTCCAAAATGGAAACAGTTGCTAGATAAAAAGAAAAGTAGCCGTATCAAATACGGCTACCATCACGTTATGGATCTAAAATCCCAATGTAAACTTTATGGAGCTAAACTCCTAATAGCTGTATTGTAATATAATTATTAAAAAATGTCAAGAGATTAAAAAAGGTATAATTCTTTTAACTTTTCGTTAATTTTGTCCAATGTGTTATCAGATACTTTCATTTTTCCGATTGGATCTAATCTATTTTTCTTTAAAATTCTATCTTTGCTGATTGTTTGAAGGTTATTACACTTGGCATAAGAACGCTTAATGTATTTTTTGTAGTATTGAGTTAATTCAATAATGTCAGTTATTTCTGATTGTGTTCGTTTAAGGTTGTTATCGTCTACTATCTTAGGTTGAATTATTTCGTTTGAAAATTGTTCTGTGTAAGCTTGGTAGACATCCGATAAGGCAGCTTCAGTAATTGCATTATTGGAATCTAAATATTTTAGGTAGGCAAATAATTCTTTGTGTAATTTTTCAATATATTCATCAAGTAAAATAGAAGGATATTCCGCAATAATTTCGTCTATGAGTACAGTATCTATTTGATTTTTAGATGTTAGAGGAATTACTGTGAGTGTTTTTTTATAAGGACTATCTACTTTGTCTAAAACAATCGCCCAATGATTATTTGATAATTCTCCGCCTATATTTACACCGAACTCTACGAATACTAGAGAACCACGACTGAATTTCCAATATTTTCTTTTTTGAGTCTTAGCTTCAAATAAGAATTGTTCAGATTGTCTTTTAACTGCTGGTGCAAGAAATCTGTATTTAGAAGATGTATGCTTTGCTTTACCAAGTTTATAGAGTTTTTCAACTTCTATGTAGTTTTGTTTGGTTTGTTCAAAATATGGATTTTCTTTGTTCATTTTATTTCTCTCTATACACACTGACAACCTCACCTTCAAATCTGGAACTCGTCGTGTTTAATGGTTGTTTCTTATAGCCGATATCCTCACACTCAAAGATTGCCGTCGGAGAATGTGGTGATTTTTTTATTTACGAATTATGAACGATAACGTCCAAGGCTCCCATGATTCGCTGAGCGTTTTCGACTGCTTCTTTGTACTCTTTCGAAGTGTTCTTTACTGGCTTTCTAATCAAGTCAATAAATATGACTGGTTTGGTGAAGTCGTTTGAGGTCACACGAACTGTCATGTTCAAAATTTTAGAAGTTGATTTTCTTTTTGCTACAATACCGCCTGCGACAGCGCCAATCGCACCAAACATAGCACCTGCAATCAATGCTTGACCAACTCCTCCAGAAACAACCGTTTGATTATTGATAATCAATTCATACGACACTAAATCCTCAAATGAATACCAATCTGTGTCATTCTTATCTTTCTTAACCAAGGACGGTATCAAAGACAATCCCATCGTTCCCATTGCAAGCCCTGCTTTTAACGAGCCTTTAATTGCTCCTCCGACCAATCCTGAAGAGCCTTTTGCTTTTTGAGCTCCATGAATACGATAGGTACGATTATATCTATCAATCTCAAGCGGTCCGACTTTATCTGTCCGTCTGCTTTTAGCAGCAGGAGCAGGAGAAACTGGTTTCGTAGTTGGTTGAAGTTGCTCTGCAGGTTCTTGGTTAGCGATAGAATAACCGCAATTTGGGCAGAACTTGTAGCCCTCTACTGGATTACCACACTCAGGACAAAATTTCATATTGACCTCCAATTTATATTTTGTTATCTTTTCTTAATTATCCTATCAATTCATAATATTCGTCAATGACCATTAATTCGTCTGCGACTGTTCTAAGCTCATGTTTTTGCATGAAATGAAGATAGTTGAATGATTGATGGTCGTCTGATAGTGCGAGTTCTTCTTCTAACAACTTATGGATCATATGTCTATTAGCTTCATTCTCGCGCCTAGTGTGGTTGTTTTGATATAGTACAGTAGAATGTTCCAGATGTCCTAATTCGTGGTATATGACCCGTTTTTTTGCATCTTCGGACAGTTCACGGTTTATAAAGATAATACTGATTTCTTTGATATAAACTCCAGGTCTTTGCCAAAGTTCGTTATCAAAGTAAGCGAGAGTGACACCGTGTGAGTCAACTAGCTCTTCAATAGTCATAGGCTATCATCCTTCAAATATTTTTTTAAATTAGTTGTTTTATCTCATGAACTAGAGTAAAATAGAATTGAAAGGAAGTGATAAAAATGAAGTTGAAACTCTATGCACATTTAGCTGTACTGTTTCAAGTTTCAGCATTTGTTTTTTTGATTTGTTACTTTTTTCTAAGACAAATCCTAACACTTCCAATTATCGTTTTACTCAGTTTTGTTATTTCTGAAATTATTCTTCGACTTTTTCTGGAGATTCGGATAGTTCATTTTGAAGAATCTTAGTTGCTACTTCTGGAGCTTTAATATCTAGTTGAGATGTAGCGCCTTTAAACTGAGGACTCATCCCTTTATCTATTAATAATGCAATAGCCTCGGCATTTATTTTATTTGCCTGGGCTTTTTTGATTGCTTCATCCCCATCGCTATTTAACTGAGCTTTAAATTTTCCAAGCTTAGAATCGACTTCAAAGTTTGCACCATTGCGTTTAATTAAATTGCGAAAAGCAATTCCTCCGGTTAAAATAATGATAAATACTAGAACCGGGACTAGTATTTCAGGATGTCCAAGTAGTTCAATCGGTCCTTTCGATTGGACGTTGGTTCTTAGAACGACTTTCTCATCTTGTAATTCATCAGATTCTTTTATAACATTAACCATTTGT carries:
- a CDS encoding CD20-like domain-containing protein → MKQERKVLGILAIIFGGLALLGSWMPIINNFSFLLAILALIFGLIGFAVNRKRPKTLAIIGTVLSVVSIAIVLATQAMYAKSLDKIGKDVEQAVSSASSSIESSQKEEDAKFNWTKEQFDALVTGDIANRGAGGSKYDDIVKEHGEPSDTNTSTVNDHENKTISYTSIGTKYKAVILSFAKQDDGTFLLITKVGNGLE
- a CDS encoding type II toxin-antitoxin system PemK/MazF family toxin, encoding MNKENPYFEQTKQNYIEVEKLYKLGKAKHTSSKYRFLAPAVKRQSEQFLFEAKTQKRKYWKFSRGSLVFVEFGVNIGGELSNNHWAIVLDKVDSPYKKTLTVIPLTSKNQIDTVLIDEIIAEYPSILLDEYIEKLHKELFAYLKYLDSNNAITEAALSDVYQAYTEQFSNEIIQPKIVDDNNLKRTQSEITDIIELTQYYKKYIKRSYAKCNNLQTISKDRILKKNRLDPIGKMKVSDNTLDKINEKLKELYLF
- a CDS encoding zinc ribbon domain-containing protein — encoded protein: MKFCPECGNPVEGYKFCPNCGYSIANQEPAEQLQPTTKPVSPAPAAKSRRTDKVGPLEIDRYNRTYRIHGAQKAKGSSGLVGGAIKGSLKAGLAMGTMGLSLIPSLVKKDKNDTDWYSFEDLVSYELIINNQTVVSGGVGQALIAGAMFGAIGAVAGGIVAKRKSTSKILNMTVRVTSNDFTKPVIFIDLIRKPVKNTSKEYKEAVENAQRIMGALDVIVHNS
- a CDS encoding ImmA/IrrE family metallo-endopeptidase; this translates as MTIEELVDSHGVTLAYFDNELWQRPGVYIKEISIIFINRELSEDAKKRVIYHELGHLEHSTVLYQNNHTRRENEANRHMIHKLLEEELALSDDHQSFNYLHFMQKHELRTVADELMVIDEYYELIG